The proteins below are encoded in one region of Effusibacillus dendaii:
- a CDS encoding phosphatase PAP2 family protein: protein MNFDFQLFQMINGIAGHNHALDRLVALFTTYGPTLFGLLLVWIWFSRKGNLINNRKTAILAVLAALVALAINQLIGSIYSRPRPFVNHTVNLLVSHSADFSFPSDHSAGAFALAFALLRLRNRFAKPLLVLAVLLGLSRIYVGAHYPTDVLGGVGTAAIANLLVSWQQERLQPVVRFLLKIWDRLFGRFSPSGKTPSDYKNEDYRA from the coding sequence ATGAACTTCGATTTTCAACTTTTTCAAATGATAAATGGGATAGCTGGCCATAACCACGCGTTGGATCGGTTGGTTGCCCTTTTTACAACGTATGGGCCGACACTATTCGGTTTGCTTCTGGTATGGATCTGGTTCAGCAGAAAGGGAAACCTGATCAACAACCGCAAGACTGCGATACTGGCCGTTTTGGCTGCCTTAGTGGCTCTTGCCATAAACCAGTTGATTGGAAGCATCTATTCTCGTCCTCGGCCTTTCGTCAATCATACTGTCAATCTGCTTGTAAGCCACAGTGCGGACTTCTCGTTTCCCAGCGATCACTCGGCTGGCGCCTTCGCCCTGGCGTTCGCCCTGTTGCGGTTACGTAACCGTTTCGCAAAACCGCTGCTTGTGCTGGCCGTGCTGCTCGGACTGTCTCGCATTTACGTTGGCGCCCACTACCCGACCGATGTGCTGGGCGGTGTTGGAACAGCGGCTATCGCCAATCTGCTCGTCTCTTGGCAACAGGAGCGTCTGCAGCCTGTAGTCCGGTTTCTGCTGAAGATTTGGGATCGGTTGTTCGGTCGTTTTTCTCCTTCCGGGAAAACGCCTTCCGATTATAAGAATGAGGATTA
- a CDS encoding VTT domain-containing protein, protein MFHLIRHILDQYGYIVLFVSLLLELLALPLPGEVLMSYCGFLVFSGQLNLYGSILSATGGVAVGITLSYLLGAKLGYPFFRKYGPRIHLSPERLDMTSRWFERYGNKLLLFAYFIPGVRHFTGYFSGITRIPYPAFALYSYLGALIWTSTFILLGRTLGPKWQEFEGAVSHYLVIGGAVLVVALLLFLLYRSYKQQIYAKIGQILEKALKALQSLGKLEALLLGLGLLFIVLSGLMIGFMTEYLEKDLIRFDTIVRYVVSALFGPEWTESMTFFTRLASVPALVGVTALAWVWIVVKGSDRVLETGFLLFTIVAGELLEESFHRFFHRVGSPSGLAPPEWGIPSEQSMVALYVYGSAVFLLMRHSRPKWIRPIASLALLVILLLTAISRIFLNIQLPSDIAAGMVLGGTWLLFNLILLEIFRRLRQIGSNNLTGNR, encoded by the coding sequence ATGTTCCACCTGATACGGCATATACTCGATCAATACGGCTATATTGTGCTTTTTGTATCTTTGCTGCTGGAACTGTTGGCTCTTCCGCTGCCGGGAGAAGTCCTGATGAGTTACTGCGGATTTCTGGTATTCAGCGGCCAATTGAATTTGTATGGCAGTATCCTGTCAGCAACCGGCGGAGTGGCCGTGGGTATTACACTATCCTATCTGCTTGGCGCCAAATTGGGGTATCCGTTTTTCCGCAAATACGGTCCTCGAATACATTTGTCACCCGAAAGATTGGATATGACATCCCGCTGGTTTGAACGATACGGGAATAAACTGCTGCTGTTCGCTTATTTTATTCCGGGCGTCCGCCATTTTACAGGTTATTTCAGCGGAATTACCCGCATCCCCTACCCTGCGTTCGCTTTATATTCCTATCTCGGGGCCCTTATCTGGACGAGTACATTTATCCTGTTAGGAAGGACGCTGGGTCCAAAATGGCAGGAGTTTGAAGGAGCCGTTTCCCATTACCTGGTGATTGGCGGCGCTGTACTGGTTGTCGCTTTGCTTTTGTTTCTTCTTTACCGCAGCTATAAGCAACAGATTTATGCCAAAATCGGCCAGATACTTGAAAAAGCTCTTAAGGCCCTGCAGTCACTTGGTAAACTGGAAGCCCTCCTACTGGGGCTGGGTCTTCTTTTCATCGTACTGTCAGGCCTTATGATCGGCTTTATGACAGAGTATCTGGAAAAGGATTTGATCCGCTTCGACACGATTGTGCGATACGTGGTATCCGCCTTATTCGGACCTGAATGGACTGAATCAATGACCTTTTTCACCCGGCTGGCCTCTGTGCCCGCACTGGTAGGGGTGACCGCTCTTGCATGGGTCTGGATTGTCGTGAAAGGTTCGGATCGTGTTCTGGAGACCGGCTTTCTGTTGTTTACGATTGTGGCAGGCGAACTTCTGGAAGAAAGCTTTCATCGATTTTTCCATCGGGTCGGGAGCCCTTCCGGACTTGCGCCACCCGAATGGGGCATTCCTTCCGAACAATCGATGGTTGCACTCTACGTTTATGGATCGGCCGTATTCCTTCTGATGCGGCACTCCCGGCCAAAATGGATTCGTCCAATCGCATCCCTTGCCTTGCTCGTGATCCTGCTGTTGACCGCCATCAGCCGCATCTTCCTGAACATTCAACTGCCTAGTGACATCGCAGCAGGAATGGTGCTTGGCGGTACCTGGTTGCTTTTTAACTTGATACTGCTGGAAATCTTTCGTCGTTTGCGTCAAATTGGGTCAAATAACCTTACGGGAAACAGGTGA
- a CDS encoding class I SAM-dependent methyltransferase, translating into MKLSALDYSFDKLLFLSKFVRSPRTVGSLVPSSRFLANAVLAPINWDEIYSIAELGAGTGAFTRCIAERRRSSCISLIFERDDDMRARLQFQYPAENYFKEAVNLSHALDEFHLKSVDCIVSGLPFANFTQQKRAEILQQVKSNLSSGGQFITFQYSLQMKQQLSETFRSVKIGFVPFNFPPAFVYYCRK; encoded by the coding sequence ATGAAACTCTCCGCCCTTGACTATTCATTCGATAAACTGCTGTTTCTTTCCAAATTTGTCCGTTCCCCACGTACGGTGGGCAGCTTGGTGCCCAGTTCCCGGTTTTTGGCCAACGCCGTTCTGGCCCCCATCAACTGGGACGAGATCTATTCGATTGCGGAACTGGGTGCGGGCACGGGCGCTTTTACCCGTTGTATTGCGGAAAGAAGAAGATCAAGCTGCATATCCCTTATTTTTGAAAGGGATGACGATATGCGCGCACGACTTCAATTTCAGTATCCCGCAGAAAATTACTTTAAAGAAGCAGTCAATCTGTCCCACGCGCTGGACGAATTCCATTTGAAATCTGTCGATTGCATAGTATCGGGACTCCCGTTTGCCAATTTTACACAACAGAAACGGGCTGAAATCCTGCAGCAAGTCAAATCCAATCTAAGTTCCGGCGGACAGTTTATTACGTTTCAATATTCCCTTCAAATGAAACAGCAATTGTCCGAAACGTTTCGTTCTGTCAAAATCGGCTTTGTGCCTTTTAATTTTCCGCCTGCTTTCGTGTATTATTGTCGTAAATAG
- a CDS encoding YheC/YheD family endospore coat-associated protein, giving the protein MKHKKCFAIVTTSVPSRTSKRSQFRPGYAFRMMALEGEKRELLTVLVHPKDFDWETRRIFGWVGLQIGTEAESWKQVKLRLPDVVYDNVYVHLVNKGMTRTIRNNCRRLCIPLFNPFVPNKLRVNQFLIGKETVKSYIPETKYARKPQDVFTLLDRFHSVYVKPTGGYGGKGVTRISHAGTGLYHLRADRLSDKQGHFERTMNRSELQSWLSHRLQIRHIVQQGLNLIQVDGGQIDFRVVVQRNDQGKWQLVGIIPKIAAAGGVVTNLIAGGRKTSFQELMLGHPELSHVGPLLEKAAIEIAQVLSIRYPTLCLLGFDMGVDREGKVWMIELNSKPARSLLAPSMQRLSSQLVTAFADYL; this is encoded by the coding sequence TTGAAACATAAGAAATGTTTTGCCATTGTGACGACCAGTGTTCCGAGCCGAACTTCAAAACGTTCCCAATTTCGCCCAGGTTATGCATTCCGAATGATGGCTTTGGAAGGAGAGAAACGGGAACTGCTTACCGTTTTGGTTCATCCGAAAGATTTCGACTGGGAGACCCGACGTATTTTCGGGTGGGTAGGGCTACAGATTGGAACCGAAGCTGAATCCTGGAAACAAGTGAAGCTTCGTTTGCCTGACGTCGTCTATGACAATGTGTATGTTCATTTGGTGAACAAAGGAATGACTCGAACCATCCGAAATAACTGCCGGCGTTTGTGCATTCCACTGTTCAACCCTTTCGTCCCGAACAAATTGCGTGTAAACCAGTTTTTGATTGGCAAAGAAACGGTAAAGTCCTATATACCGGAAACAAAGTACGCCCGTAAGCCGCAAGACGTTTTTACCCTGTTGGATCGTTTTCATTCGGTCTACGTCAAACCAACAGGTGGTTACGGAGGCAAAGGTGTAACTCGAATCTCCCATGCAGGCACCGGACTGTATCATCTTAGAGCGGACCGTTTATCTGACAAACAGGGTCACTTTGAACGTACGATGAATCGTTCCGAATTACAAAGTTGGCTGAGTCACCGCTTACAAATCCGCCACATTGTCCAACAGGGCTTGAATCTGATTCAAGTGGACGGCGGTCAAATCGATTTTCGCGTAGTGGTACAACGGAACGATCAGGGAAAATGGCAGCTTGTCGGCATCATACCCAAAATTGCCGCCGCCGGAGGGGTCGTTACCAACCTCATCGCAGGCGGGCGCAAAACATCCTTTCAGGAACTGATGCTAGGCCATCCTGAACTGAGCCATGTAGGCCCTTTGTTGGAGAAGGCAGCGATCGAGATCGCGCAGGTACTTTCCATACGCTACCCCACTCTTTGCCTCTTGGGATTTGATATGGGTGTTGACCGTGAGGGAAAGGTCTGGATGATCGAATTGAACTCGAAACCGGCACGCTCGTTGTTGGCTCCTTCCATGCAAAGACTGTCCAGCCAACTGGTGACCGCTTTTGCCGATTATTTGTAA
- a CDS encoding HAMP domain-containing sensor histidine kinase: protein MNRLRIHLSRLPIQFKLTVWSSLLLFVLFIAYNFVQYLVVNNWMFHQEQVRMEQVRTEVLNYLSKQGPLLNRGNLDKTREFLSIRTDPNQMIRILDNQGQPVLTVSNQFSAEQVKPQVATSAQTAMTEQYDGNLLISRIPLQSASFSGTLEIVWALKSFDQLVELAFAIMVIGGGVAVAISGFGGYLLARQLVNPVKTITATMRKIRDNGLGERVQFHDNGDELSELALIFNEMMDRLERSFLQQKRFVEDASHELRTPISIIEGHLSLLNRWGKNDPNILEESLASATQEVKRLKLLVMELLDLSKSDSLPSLSEVPAIQPVDIIQRTVDSMQFLHEDFTFDCELSAIGTATIRIKPNHLTQILLILLDNAVKYSDKEKKIVVHGSRANHFLSLQIRDFGEGIPESDLPYVFDRFYRVDKSRSREKGGNGLGLSIAKRLVSHYHGDIRIESKLGTGTTVTMLFPITQDEK from the coding sequence ATGAACCGATTACGAATACACCTCTCCCGTCTGCCGATTCAATTTAAACTGACTGTCTGGTCTTCCCTGCTGCTCTTTGTTTTGTTTATCGCATACAACTTCGTTCAGTATTTGGTGGTCAACAACTGGATGTTCCACCAAGAGCAAGTTCGCATGGAACAGGTCCGGACGGAAGTTCTAAACTATTTGTCAAAACAGGGCCCGCTTTTGAATCGGGGTAACCTTGATAAAACCCGCGAGTTTTTGAGTATACGGACAGATCCGAATCAAATGATTCGGATTTTGGACAATCAGGGCCAGCCCGTGCTGACCGTATCCAATCAGTTTTCTGCAGAACAGGTGAAGCCTCAGGTTGCAACATCCGCACAAACCGCAATGACCGAACAGTATGATGGGAACTTACTCATAAGCCGTATTCCCTTGCAGAGCGCTTCTTTCTCAGGAACCCTGGAGATTGTTTGGGCTTTGAAAAGTTTTGATCAATTGGTTGAATTGGCATTTGCCATTATGGTGATCGGCGGCGGTGTAGCAGTGGCCATCAGTGGTTTCGGTGGATACCTGCTGGCCAGGCAGCTCGTGAATCCGGTCAAGACCATAACGGCTACGATGAGGAAAATACGGGACAACGGCTTGGGCGAGCGGGTACAGTTCCATGATAACGGGGATGAATTGTCTGAACTGGCGCTGATTTTTAATGAAATGATGGATCGGTTGGAACGCTCATTTCTGCAGCAGAAACGATTTGTGGAAGACGCTTCTCACGAGCTGCGGACGCCCATCTCAATCATCGAAGGTCATCTTTCCCTGCTCAATCGGTGGGGAAAGAACGACCCTAATATTCTGGAAGAATCGCTCGCTTCTGCCACTCAAGAAGTGAAGCGGCTCAAACTGCTCGTGATGGAACTGCTCGATTTGAGCAAATCAGACTCATTGCCTTCTCTATCCGAAGTGCCCGCCATTCAGCCGGTTGATATAATCCAACGGACGGTTGACAGCATGCAATTCTTGCATGAGGATTTTACCTTTGATTGTGAACTATCGGCAATTGGAACGGCCACCATTCGAATCAAACCGAATCACTTGACACAAATTTTGTTGATCCTCTTGGACAATGCGGTTAAATATTCGGATAAAGAAAAGAAAATTGTGGTTCACGGTTCACGTGCGAATCATTTTCTTTCCTTGCAAATCCGTGATTTCGGAGAAGGGATTCCGGAATCCGATCTGCCTTACGTGTTTGATCGTTTTTATCGGGTGGACAAGTCACGCAGCAGAGAAAAAGGCGGCAACGGATTGGGACTGTCAATTGCGAAGCGGCTTGTCAGTCATTACCATGGCGATATTCGGATCGAAAGCAAGTTGGGCACAGGAACGACGGTAACCATGCTGTTTCCTATCACCCAGGATGAAAAGTGA
- a CDS encoding response regulator transcription factor — translation MKNILVIEDEKNLARFIELELQHEGFVVTLSYEGRDGLQKALNGQWDLILLDLMLPGLNGLEICRRVRSVKDTPIIMLTARDSVMDRVSGLDSGADDYIPKPFAIEELLARMRSLSRRIEKPSHTASFLQMKDLIVDLESHSVKRGDTPIELTKREYDLLVTFLKNINRVLTREILLDLVWGYESVVETNIVDVYVRYLRNKIDRPGEDSLIQTIRGAGYVMKS, via the coding sequence ATGAAAAACATTTTGGTCATTGAAGATGAAAAAAATCTGGCCCGGTTTATCGAGCTGGAACTTCAGCATGAAGGATTTGTGGTGACATTGTCCTATGAAGGTCGGGATGGTTTGCAGAAAGCGCTGAACGGCCAATGGGACCTCATATTGCTTGACCTGATGCTTCCCGGCTTAAACGGTCTGGAAATCTGCCGGCGAGTCCGCAGTGTCAAGGATACGCCCATTATTATGCTTACAGCCCGTGACTCTGTGATGGATCGGGTTTCCGGATTGGACAGCGGGGCAGACGATTATATTCCAAAGCCGTTTGCGATTGAAGAGTTATTGGCGAGAATGCGGTCGCTCAGCCGCCGAATTGAAAAACCAAGCCACACCGCTTCTTTCCTGCAAATGAAAGATTTGATCGTGGACCTAGAATCGCACAGCGTCAAGCGCGGCGATACGCCGATCGAGCTAACCAAACGGGAATATGACCTGCTCGTCACCTTTCTGAAAAATATCAACCGTGTTCTCACCCGAGAAATCCTGCTTGATCTCGTATGGGGGTACGAGTCGGTGGTGGAAACCAACATTGTCGATGTATATGTGCGGTATCTTCGAAACAAAATTGACCGCCCCGGCGAAGACAGTCTGATCCAAACCATAAGGGGCGCCGGATATGTGATGAAATCATGA
- a CDS encoding C40 family peptidase yields the protein MFKKKVVSLLAIGMLSAAFVSPSFAATRHMATHQGAVTSHTAATRSASFNLPPGVTYDQSVQPQAPLDATRQDKTNAVLMVARSQLGTPYIWGASKDRGGSGFDCSNFTAYVYHHALGYKMSGASRVQASSVGNPVPKSQMQVGDLVIFNNGSHVGIYAGNGQMIQEGGGLGKVGYLPLKPGSYWYNHITSVKRMY from the coding sequence ATGTTTAAAAAGAAAGTTGTTTCTTTGTTGGCCATCGGAATGCTTAGCGCAGCGTTTGTCAGTCCGTCTTTTGCGGCTACGCGCCATATGGCGACGCACCAGGGAGCAGTGACTAGCCATACGGCGGCAACCCGGTCGGCATCATTCAATCTGCCGCCGGGTGTCACATATGACCAGTCGGTTCAACCACAAGCGCCGCTCGACGCAACGCGGCAGGACAAAACAAATGCGGTACTGATGGTAGCAAGAAGCCAGCTGGGTACTCCTTATATCTGGGGAGCCAGCAAAGACCGGGGGGGAAGTGGATTTGACTGCTCAAACTTTACCGCCTATGTATATCACCATGCACTGGGCTACAAAATGAGCGGAGCATCCAGAGTACAGGCATCTTCGGTCGGGAACCCTGTCCCGAAAAGCCAGATGCAGGTCGGCGACCTTGTCATTTTTAACAACGGAAGCCATGTCGGGATTTACGCGGGCAACGGACAGATGATACAGGAAGGCGGCGGACTTGGGAAAGTCGGCTACCTGCCGCTGAAACCAGGTTCTTACTGGTACAACCATATCACTTCGGTCAAACGAATGTATTAA
- a CDS encoding polysaccharide deacetylase family protein, producing MTGLFVSGLVLMFLLYGPIPTVLVRSCNFIRFRKRTKNGRTVAFTFDDGPHPQYTPMLLDLLKEHHVQASFFVVGEKAARYPEIIERIHREGHLIGIHNEKHQSNWLLTPWQVRKQVRTTADTIERITGLRPVYYRPPWGMLNLFDFTLRQHCRIVLWSLLTYDWSRKTGSESIKNKLLTGITDGSVILLHDCGSTPGADHDAPEQMLSALQQVLPQILSKGFVPVRIDEMIKAPGRLSPGRLALSYPKRLLVSVWMKWERLFDKCFHLQPIDPSNPLLKVRVRTYRGQTIRFENGEEIHTGDRVAELHLNNEILFKYGAHARSPLQLAIRLVRLTEQVMPKAAQLLKHPRFQDVKGFYGISLINRGPDQFGFRILDLPKGVFTFATRIYLKILLYVMHPQGKQRIQTKKELLIPKLIVISTKELREKYSKMG from the coding sequence ATGACAGGTCTATTTGTAAGTGGACTCGTCCTTATGTTTCTACTATACGGGCCGATCCCGACTGTACTTGTTCGATCCTGCAATTTCATCCGTTTTCGCAAACGAACCAAAAACGGACGCACCGTGGCATTTACGTTCGACGATGGGCCGCATCCTCAATATACACCGATGCTGCTTGATCTTTTGAAGGAACACCATGTGCAGGCCAGCTTTTTTGTCGTGGGCGAGAAAGCAGCCCGCTATCCGGAAATCATTGAAAGAATCCACCGGGAAGGTCATCTGATCGGAATTCATAACGAGAAACACCAATCAAACTGGTTGCTGACTCCCTGGCAAGTACGCAAACAGGTCCGCACAACGGCCGACACGATTGAGCGGATTACGGGGCTGCGGCCTGTTTACTATCGGCCGCCCTGGGGCATGTTGAACCTGTTCGATTTCACTTTGCGACAACACTGCCGGATTGTGTTATGGTCGCTTCTGACTTATGACTGGAGCCGAAAAACAGGTTCTGAATCGATCAAAAACAAATTGCTGACTGGAATCACGGACGGCTCCGTGATCCTTTTGCATGATTGCGGAAGTACACCTGGAGCCGACCATGACGCACCGGAACAGATGCTGTCGGCCCTCCAACAGGTGTTGCCGCAAATCCTCTCAAAAGGGTTTGTCCCGGTTCGCATTGACGAAATGATAAAAGCGCCTGGCCGCCTGTCACCCGGCCGACTGGCGCTCAGTTACCCAAAACGGCTCCTTGTCTCCGTCTGGATGAAGTGGGAAAGGCTTTTTGATAAATGCTTTCATCTGCAGCCGATTGATCCGTCCAATCCACTGTTGAAGGTACGGGTTCGCACGTATCGCGGACAGACCATCCGCTTTGAAAACGGGGAAGAAATTCATACGGGGGACCGTGTGGCGGAGCTTCATTTAAACAACGAGATTCTCTTTAAATATGGGGCGCATGCCCGTTCCCCGTTGCAGTTGGCGATTCGCTTGGTGCGCCTGACGGAACAGGTGATGCCGAAAGCAGCTCAATTGTTAAAACACCCGCGCTTTCAAGATGTAAAGGGATTTTACGGCATTTCTTTGATCAACCGGGGACCCGATCAGTTTGGCTTCCGGATTCTTGATCTGCCAAAAGGGGTGTTTACGTTCGCCACCCGCATCTATTTAAAGATCTTGCTGTATGTGATGCACCCGCAAGGAAAGCAACGGATTCAAACGAAAAAAGAGTTATTAATTCCCAAATTGATCGTCATCTCCACTAAAGAGTTGCGGGAAAAATATTCAAAAATGGGTTAG
- a CDS encoding MFS transporter, producing MSITIILFLVEFVRGAYLIAFLPTYSVDELGLPISIAGTAITAHYLTDTVFKIWIGYLLDRFSARTIVFAGLLLSAIGLFATQYAHLAWILILSSALFGIGASPIWIVCLSQVRQNERATRMGMLYTLWLIGLGAGPVAINFLIDYSYSLSLFVLIGLWLIAWLISFRLSDERISTGDTPSFGQQLKRLWDRLKKLKPLLPGMVLQTAAAGMLVPVMPTFTTKVLGFSHATYSYTMIAGGVFAVAGLIPMGKLSDRFNKKWFLVLGFGLLAFSLYALLFVSQLNQALFLAAVMGLSYSAVLPAWNALLSYHVPDDQQGVGWGIFSSVEGIGVMFGPVIGGWIADWLYESATIAISAVLLLGISIFYLLYPFQRLLPPKP from the coding sequence ATGAGTATCACGATCATTCTGTTTCTCGTTGAATTTGTACGCGGCGCCTATCTGATCGCCTTTCTGCCGACCTATTCGGTGGATGAGCTCGGATTGCCCATATCAATTGCCGGTACGGCTATAACAGCTCATTACCTGACAGACACGGTTTTTAAAATTTGGATCGGCTACCTGCTCGACCGTTTTTCGGCGCGGACGATTGTGTTCGCAGGATTACTCCTGTCGGCAATCGGTTTATTTGCCACACAGTACGCACATCTTGCCTGGATTCTAATACTGTCCTCTGCCTTGTTTGGAATCGGGGCTTCTCCCATCTGGATCGTCTGTCTCAGCCAGGTCAGGCAGAACGAGCGGGCAACCAGAATGGGGATGCTCTATACGTTATGGTTAATTGGCCTGGGTGCGGGGCCGGTAGCTATTAATTTTCTCATAGATTATAGTTACTCGCTTTCCTTATTTGTCCTAATCGGTCTCTGGCTCATCGCCTGGCTGATTTCATTCCGTCTTTCTGACGAACGGATTTCAACAGGAGACACACCCTCGTTTGGGCAACAGTTGAAACGTCTCTGGGACCGCCTGAAAAAATTAAAACCTCTGCTGCCCGGCATGGTTCTGCAGACAGCGGCAGCCGGCATGCTGGTTCCCGTCATGCCTACATTTACAACAAAAGTTCTCGGCTTTTCTCATGCTACGTATTCCTATACAATGATTGCAGGGGGTGTTTTTGCAGTCGCAGGATTAATCCCGATGGGAAAGCTGTCTGACCGATTCAATAAAAAATGGTTTCTGGTTCTGGGTTTTGGTCTGTTAGCTTTCTCCCTGTACGCACTGCTGTTCGTCTCCCAATTAAATCAGGCGCTCTTTCTGGCCGCCGTAATGGGATTGTCCTATTCGGCTGTACTCCCTGCCTGGAACGCCCTTTTATCCTATCATGTACCGGATGACCAGCAAGGCGTTGGATGGGGGATTTTTTCCAGCGTGGAAGGAATCGGCGTCATGTTCGGGCCAGTGATTGGCGGTTGGATCGCTGACTGGCTGTATGAATCGGCAACGATCGCAATCAGCGCCGTATTGCTGTTAGGCATCTCTATTTTCTATCTGCTGTACCCGTTTCAACGTCTGTTGCCGCCGAAACCCTAA
- a CDS encoding MGDG synthase family glycosyltransferase produces MNDSRILILSSSYGDGHSQVSHALQAEFQEKGIASVTVVDLFGEAHPWINAWVRLAYLKSYTLAPSLYGEVYDRTKDLPYDALFFKWLRLFGKRKLQHVIHNERPDAVIHTFPIQTLAAMRDRLGFPLYLYTVITDFSLHQRWLHSGIDRFYTATDDLRQKIMDRGIPSDKIYVSGIPLRKAFTSIADPNMIYQKYGLAPAKKTILLLAGAYGVMQDLETVIETIIQIRDLQIIVVCGKNRSLLEHLRNRYAKHPFVYLFGFTDQIHELMQISTCIFTKAGGVTLAEAMAVSVPVIIFQPVPGQERDNAEYLSQKGAACIIQNISEARNKLPVLLSDTQLLSEMKAAARQLQKRNASQSVVEDILQMMERR; encoded by the coding sequence ATGAATGATTCTCGCATATTGATTCTGTCATCCAGTTACGGTGACGGGCACTCGCAAGTATCACACGCATTACAGGCCGAATTTCAGGAAAAAGGAATCGCATCGGTAACCGTAGTGGATTTATTCGGGGAGGCGCATCCATGGATTAATGCCTGGGTGCGTCTTGCTTACTTGAAAAGCTATACGCTTGCCCCATCCCTCTATGGAGAGGTCTATGACAGAACGAAAGACCTGCCCTACGACGCACTTTTTTTTAAATGGTTGCGGTTATTTGGCAAGCGGAAATTGCAACATGTAATTCATAACGAACGCCCGGATGCTGTAATTCATACGTTTCCGATTCAAACGTTGGCCGCCATGCGGGACCGACTCGGCTTCCCGCTTTATCTTTACACGGTGATCACCGATTTCTCCCTGCACCAACGCTGGCTGCATTCGGGCATCGACCGATTTTACACAGCAACAGATGATTTACGGCAGAAGATCATGGATCGCGGGATACCGTCCGATAAGATTTATGTAAGCGGTATCCCGCTGCGCAAGGCATTCACGTCCATTGCGGACCCTAACATGATTTACCAAAAATACGGTTTGGCCCCCGCCAAAAAGACGATCCTCCTGCTGGCCGGGGCCTACGGTGTGATGCAGGACCTGGAAACTGTGATCGAGACAATCATACAAATCAGGGATTTGCAAATCATAGTGGTATGCGGTAAGAACCGCAGCCTGCTGGAGCATCTCAGGAACCGTTATGCGAAGCACCCTTTCGTATACCTGTTCGGGTTTACGGATCAAATACATGAACTCATGCAAATCTCGACCTGCATTTTTACAAAAGCAGGCGGCGTCACCCTGGCGGAAGCGATGGCGGTCAGTGTACCGGTCATTATTTTTCAACCGGTTCCAGGGCAAGAACGCGATAACGCGGAGTATTTGTCCCAAAAAGGAGCCGCCTGCATTATTCAAAACATATCGGAAGCCCGGAATAAACTGCCAGTTTTATTATCCGATACACAGCTTTTATCTGAAATGAAAGCGGCTGCCAGACAGCTTCAGAAACGGAACGCCAGTCAGTCCGTAGTGGAAGATATCTTGCAAATGATGGAAAGGCGTTGA